One Setaria viridis chromosome 5, Setaria_viridis_v4.0, whole genome shotgun sequence genomic region harbors:
- the LOC117857682 gene encoding 3-phosphoinositide-dependent protein kinase 2, giving the protein MAVGGDDDTMERDFAARLRLAHSPSPAPPPATAAAVASSSPTAAGGIAFRAPQEQFTAADFELGKIYGVGSYSKVVRAKKKDTGNVYALKIMDKKFITKENKISYVKMERIVLDQLDHPGVIRLFFTFQDTYSLYMALESCEGGELFDQIIRKGRLSEDEARFYAAEIVDILEYLHSVGLIHRDVKPENLLLTSDGHIKIADFGSVKPTRDTPIKVLPNSTNERACTFVGTAAYVPPEVLNSAPATFGNDLWALGCTLYQMLSGSSPFKDASEWLIFQRIIARDIKFPEYFSDEARDLIDKLLDVDPSKRPGAGPDGYSSLKKHPFFRGIDWKNLRKTRPPKLAIDPNASEDEDSQDSNWLSHMGGTTVNQQSNTVSNNGVASSSEVRSHISKLASIDSFDSKWQEFLDPGESVVLISKLKKINKLANKKVQLILTDKPQLICVDPSKMVAKGNIIWSDDPSELNVQVTNSSHFRICTPKKVSTFEDAKQRAWQWKKAIEDLQRCQKY; this is encoded by the exons AtggcggtcggcggcgacgacgacaccaTGGAGCGGGACTTCGCAGCCAGGCTGCGCCTCGCGCATTCGCCATCCCCTGCCCcgcctcccgccaccgccgcggccgtcgcttcctcctccccgaccGCCGCAGGGGGGATCGCCTTCCGCGCGCCGCAGGAGCAGTTCACCGCCGCCGACTTCGAGCTCGGCAAGATCTACGGCGTTGGCTCCTACTCCAAG GTGGTGCGGGCCAAGAAGAAGGACACGGGCAACGTCTACGCGCTCAAGATCATGGACAAGAAGTTCATCACCAAGGAGAACAAGATCTCCTACGTCAAGATGGAGCGCATCGTGCTCGACCAGCTCGATCACCCGGGCGTCATCAGGCTCTTCTTCACCTTCCAGGacacatactccctct ACATGGCGCTTGAGTCATGCGAAGGAGGGGAGTTGTTCGATCAGATTATTCGG AAAGGCCGGCTGTCTGAGGACGAGGCACGGTTTTATGCTGCTGAAATTGTTGATATATTGGAGTATTTGCACAGTGTTGGCCTAATTCATCGGGATGTCAAG CCAGAAAATTTACTGCTTACTTCTGATGGGCACATAAAGATTGCTGATTTTGGTAGTGTCAAGCCTACACGGGATACTCCAATTAAAGTCCTCCCAAATTCAACTa ATGAAAGGGCCTGTACATTCGTTGGAACAGCCGCATATGTACCACCTGAAGTCCTGAACTCTGCCCCAGCAACCTTTGG AAATGACTTGTGGGCATTGGGGTGCACACTGTACCAAATGCTTTCTGGCTCTTCACCATTTAAAGATGCCAGTGAGTGGTTGATTTTCCAGAGAATCATTGCAAGGGACATCAAATTCCCTGAGTATTTTTCAGATGAAGCAAGAGATCTTATTGACAAGTTGCTG GATGTTGATCCAAGCAAAAGGCCAGGTGCGGGACCTGATGGTTATTCTTCATTGAAGAAGCATCCTTTCTTCAGAGGTATTGACTGGAAGAACCTGAGGAAGACACGACCACCAAAGCTCGCGATTGACCCAAAT GCAAGTGAAGATGAGGATAGCCAGGATTCCAATTGGTTATCACACATGGGAGGTACCACAGTTAACCAACAGTCAAACACTGTTAGTAATAATGGTGTTGCATCATCATCTGAAGTTCGCTCTCATATATCAAAATTAGCTTCCATCGACTCCTTCGACTCAAAATG GCAAGAATTCCTGGACCCTGGTGAGTCCGTAGTCTTGATATCAAAGCTGAAGAAGATTAATAAGCTAGCAAACAAGAAGGTCCAGCTGATCCTCACTGATAAACCTCAATTGATCTGTGTTGACCCTTCAAAAATGGTGGCCAAGGGGAACATTATTTGGTCTGATGACCCAAGTGAACTTAATGTTCAAGTAACAAATTCATCACATTTTAGAATATGCACG CCAAAAAAGGTTTCAACATTTGAGGACGCAAAACAGCGTGCCTGGCAATGGAAAAAGGCAATTGAAGACCTACAACGCTGCCAAAAGTATTGA
- the LOC117857680 gene encoding amidophosphoribosyltransferase, chloroplastic, with protein sequence MAATAATTPSSPLLRRAAAAPTTGHHYQLRCSAKPSPLELRHCAARLAPARALFPDRVTPFSFDADGDDHPREECGVFGVIGDPDASSLCYLGLQKLQHRGEEGAGIAASDADGKLKSVTGLGLVGDVFGDPTRLAKLPGNAAIGHVRYSTAGASSMRNVQPFLAAYRFGQLAVAHNGNLVNYQALRNKLEAQGSIFNTSSDTEVILHLIATSLSRPLLSRICDACERLAGAYSLLFLTADKLFAVRDPFGFRPLVMGRRPNGAIVFASETCALDLIDAAYEREVAPGEVVVVDRRDMSVSYACLVPHRPRKSCVFEHIYFALPNSVVFGHAVHERRSAYGRALAEESPAPTADVVIPVPDSGFYAALGFAQASGLEFQQGLIRWHYSGRSFIQPSQAIRDLAVKLKLAPVRGVITGKSVVVVDDSLVRGTTSSKIVRLLRDAGAREVHMRIASPPVIGSCLYGIDTPSEGELISNRMDLEGVRRTIGCDSLAFLSLDKLHSIYGDEAHELCDACFSRNYPVLPTVPEPVPELVSAFED encoded by the coding sequence atggccgccaccgccgccaccacaccctcctcccctctcctccgccgcgccgctgcgGCGCCGACCACCGGCCACCACTACCAGCTCAGGTGCTCTGCCAAGCCGTCCCCGCTCGAGCTGCGGCACTGCGCCGCGCGCCTCGCCCCGGCGCGGGCCCTGTTCCCGGACCGCGTCACGCCGTTCTCCTTCGACGCGGACGGCGATGACCACCCCCGCGAGGAGTGCGGCGTGTTCGGTGTCATCGGCGACCCGGACGCGTCGTCGCTGTGCTACCTCGGCCTGCAGAAGCTGCAGCACcgcggggaggagggcgcgggcaTCGCCGCCTCGGACGCCGATGGCAAGCTCAAATCGGTGACGGGGCTCGGGCTCGTCGGGGACGTCTTCGGCGACCCGACGCGCCTCGCCAAGCTCCCCGGCAACGCCGCCATCGGGCACGTGCGCTACTCCACGGCCGGCGCCTCCTCGATGCGCAACGTGCAGCCGTTCCTCGCCGCGTACAGGTTCGGGCAGCTCGCCGTGGCGCACAACGGCAACCTCGTGAACTACCAGGCGCTGCGCAACAAGCTGGAGGCGCAGGGCTCCATCTTCAACACCTCGTCGGACACGGAGGTCATCCTGCACCTCATCGCCACCTCGCTCTCCCGCCCGCTGCTCTCGCGCATCTGCGACGCCTGCGAGCGCCTCGCCGGCGCGTACTCGCTGCTGTTCCTGACGGCCGACAAGCTCTTCGCCGTGCGCGACCCGTTCGGCTTCCGCCCCCTGGTGATGGGGCGCCGCCCCAACGGCGCCATCGTGTTCGCGTCGGAGACCTGCGCGCTCGACCTCATCGACGCCGCCTACGAGCGCGAGGTGGCGCCCGGGGAGGTGGTGGTCGTGGACCGCCGCGACATGTCAGTGTCCTATGCCTGCCTCGTCCCGCACCGCCCCCGCAAGTCGTGCGTCTTCGAGCACATCTACTTCGCCCTTCCCAACTCCGTCGTGTTTGGGCACGCCGTCCACGAGCGCCGCAGCGCATacggccgcgcgctcgccgaGGAGTCCCCGGCTCCGACCGCGGACGTCGTCATCCCTGTGCCGGACTCGGGGTTCTACGCCGCGCTCGGCTTCGCGCAGGCGTCGGGTCTCGAATTCCAGCAGGGCCTTATCCGTTGGCACTACAGCGGCCGCAGCTTTATCCAACCGTCGCAAGCAATCCGCGACCTCGCGGTCAAGCTCAAGCTCGCGCCCGTGCGCGGCGTCATTACCGGCAAGAGCGTGGTCGTTGTCGACGATTCGCTCGTGCGCGGTACCACCTCGAGCAAGATTGTGCGCCTGCTCCgcgacgccggcgcgcgcgaGGTGCACATGCGCATCGCGAGCCCCCCGGTCATCGGCTCCTGCCTGTACGGCATCGACACGCCGAGCGAGGGCGAGCTGATATCCAACAGGATGGACCTCGAGGGCGTGCGGAGGACGATTGGCTGCGACTCGCTCGCCTTCCTCTCTCTCGACAAGCTCCACAGCATCTACGGTGATGAAGCGCATGAGCTCTGTGACGCCTGCTTCTCTAGGAACTACCCAGTGCTGCCCACTGTGCCAGAGCCGGTGCCGGAGCTGGTGTCAGCCTTCGAAGACTAA